In Salvelinus namaycush isolate Seneca chromosome 37, SaNama_1.0, whole genome shotgun sequence, the following are encoded in one genomic region:
- the rab5ab gene encoding RAB5A, member RAS oncogene family, b: protein MASRGGATRPNGPNTGNKISQFKLVLLGESAVGKSSLVLRFVKGQFQEFQESTIGAAFLTQTVCLDDTTVKFEIWDTAGQERYHSLAPMYYRGAQAAIVVYDITNKESFARAKNWVKELQRQASPNIVIALAGNKADLANKRALDFQDAQSYADDNSLLFMETSAKTSMNVNEIFMAIAKKLPKNEPQAAGANSGRNRGVDLTETAQPASRSCCST from the exons ATGGCAAGTAGGGGTGGTGCAACACGACCCAATGGGCCAAACACAGGCAACAAGATCTCCCAGTTCAAATTAGTACTCTTAGGGGAGTCCGCTGTGGGAAAGTCCAGTCTGGTACTTCGCTTTGTCAAGGGACAGTTTCAGGAATTCCAAGAGAGCACAATTGGAG CTGCCTTCCTGACTCAGACAGTATGTTTGGATGACACGACAGTCAAGTTTGAGATCTGGGACACAGCTGGTCAGGAGCGCTACCACAGCTTAGCACCCATGTACTACAGAGGTGCCCAGGCTGCCATCGTGGTCTACGACATAACTAACAAA GAGTCCTTTGCACGAGCAAAGAACTGGGTTAAGGAGCTTCAGAGACAAGCCAGTCCAAATATTGTAATAGCGTTGGCTGGGAACAAAGCTGACCTTGCAAACAAACGAGCATTGGATTTTCAG GATGCCCAGTCATACGCAGATGATAACAGTTTACTGTTCATGGAAACATCAGCAAAGACCTCTATGAACGTTAATGAGATATTCATGGCTATTG CAAAGAAATTACCCAAGAACGAGCCTCAAGCTGCCGGAGCGAACAGTGGGCGGAACCGGGGAGTGGATCTTACGGAGACAGCTCAGCCAGCCAGCCGCTCCTGCTGCAGTACCTAA
- the efhb gene encoding EF-hand domain-containing family member B, with amino-acid sequence MNLIERNATNTWKYTESFPDIRRAGKRIPVGDRAKTCLQEISPKPQTPPVVRKFLNTTRPGAGAIRVFHGKANDPDIASTLVHGVSSQASISGGLVINPPPKTIYQQRLHQLSEAGYSTNQKAPLGRSHDQSPGLPNCLDTGKATFGVKSPKTAAAGAIINPPKSAEQVATEAQEGHQSYIRSHNAYFVGEQVDRKYKWSRYEKDGRFGVPTPHHNDGRSVSKSLHWLCDTQKHNSAKFVSQRCDDFRERTQPQIGKVHDPIADTLKVPAGHTFGILMRPDDFGAGDLLHSTPPAEYQKGTDRQRTLVSAVRQHLKKVNFHHFNSLLQAFRHYDKKGQGVIDKEDLQDVCRQFNLDLSGPVLDDLMEYCDVDKDGLINFLEFANFLNWKDKMPISKVEQRILTSECKTSTAPDNMQREALPVRPAASEALARPEDLEPVEVGSMLKTPKTLNRPRTIQDRFITSSSLIRAVVGGLPTTDYRMYGTPTVRTDLAAPRIKRVSDSTNYGDQTTAFDLLYPTLHSLRGVHKEHFFCPRTKEEIADIFRNVGASIAAETFEEAWKLASMRHPTGDVCVEIFRDVLKEIQAN; translated from the exons ATGAATTTGATAGAAAGGAATGCAACCAACACCTGGAAATACACCGAAAGTTTCCCGGATATTCGAAGG GCTGGGAAACGTATTCCTGTAGGTGACAGAGCTAAGACTTGCTTACAAGAAATATCACCCAAG CCCCAAACCCCACCAGTAGTGAGGAAGTTTCTCAACACAACACGCCCAGGTGCAGGAGCTATCCGAGTGTTCCATGGGAAAGCCAACGACCCTGATATTGCCAGTACTCTAGTTCATGGAGTGAGCAGCCAAGCTTCTATTTCT GGTGGATTAGTGATCAACCCACCACCTAAGACCATCTATCAACAGAGGTTACATCAGCTCAGTGAAGCTGGGTATTCCACCAATCAAAAAGCCCCCCTGGGCAGGTCACATGATCAGAGCCCTGGGCTTCCAAATTGTCTCGACACTGGTAAAGCCACATTTGGTGTGAAATCCCCCAAAA CTGCAGCTGCAGGTGCGATTATCAACCCACCTAAAAGTGCGGAGCAGGTGGCGACAGAGGCTCAGGAGGGACACCAGTCTTATATCCGCTCCCACAATGCCTACTTTGTCG GTGAACAGGTTGATAGGAAATACAAGTGGAGCCGTTATGAAAAGGACGGCAGGTTCGGAGTGCCTACTCCCCACCACAACGATGGACGCAGTGTCTCCAAATCTCTCCACTGGTTGTGTGATACTCAGAA GCATAACAGTGCAAAGTTTGTTTCTCAGAGATGTGATGACTTCAGGGAAAGGACACAGCCACAGATTGGCAAAGTGCATGACCC CATAGCAGACACATTGAAAGTGCCAGCAGGTCATACATTTGGAATCTTGATGCGGCCAGATGACTTTG GTGCAGGTGACCTTCTCCACTCTACCCCTCCAGCAGAGTACCAGAaaggcacagacagacagcgcACCCTGGTCAGTGCTGTACGCCAGCACCTCAAGAAGGTCAACTTCCACCACTTTAACTCCCTGCTGCAGGCCTTCAGGCACTACGACAAg AAGGGTCAGGGTGTGATCGACAAGGAGGACCTGCAGGATGTGTGTCGTCAGTTTAACCTGGACCTGAGTGGGCCGGTGCTGGATGACTTGATGGAGTACTGTGACGTGGACAAAGACGGACTCATCAACTTTCTGGAGTTCGCCAACTTCCTCAACTGGAAGGACAAAATGCCCATCAGTAAAGTGGAGCAGCGCATTCTGACCAGTG AGTGTAAGACCAGCACAGCCCCGGATAACATGCAGAGAGAGGCTCTCCCTGTGAGACCTGCAGCCTCAGAGGCTTTGGCCAGACCGGAGGACCTGGAGCCTGTAGAGGTGGGCAGCATGCTGAAGACCCCCAAGACCCTCAACAGACCCAGGACCATCCAGGACCGCTtcatcacctcctcctctctcatccggGCTGTCGTGGGTGGTCTCCCTACAACTG ACTATCGTATGTACGGGACTCCCACAGTGCGCACCGACCTGGCGGCCCCGCGGATCAAGCGCGTCAGCGACAGCACTAACTACGGTGACCAGACCACGGCCTTTGACCTCCTGTATCCTACGCTGCACTCCCTAAGGGGAGTCCACAAGGAGCACTTCTTCTGCCCCCGCACCAAAGAGGAG ATTGCTGACATATTCCGAAATGTGGGCGCGAGTATTGCCGCGGAGACATTTGAGGAGGCGTGGAAGCTGGCATCCATGAGACACCCCACTGGGGACGTGTGTGTGGAGATTTTCCGGGACGTTCTAAAGGAAATTCAAGCTAATTAA